In Nicotiana tabacum cultivar K326 chromosome 10, ASM71507v2, whole genome shotgun sequence, the DNA window GATAGATCATAAGGATTATTGGGATTGTCTCACTATATCGAAAGAATTCTAGAGAGATTTAACATGAACAACTATTTAGCAGGAATTATTCCAATTCAAAAAGGGGACAAATTTAGTCTCATGGAATGCCTTAAGAATGATGTAGAACGAAAGAAAATTGAATCAATTCCTTACTCTTCTATTGTTGGTAATCTAATGTTTTCTCAGACTTGCACAAGACCGGATATTAGTTTTGCAGTCGGAATGCTGAGAAGATATCAGAGTAACCCAAGAATTGATCACTGGAAAGATGCAAAGAAAGTCTTGAGGTACCTGAAAGGAATAAAGGATTGCATGTTCATGTATAAGAGATCCAAGCATTTGGAAGTTGTTGGATACTCGGATTCAGATTTCGTTGGATGTATTGACACTAGAAAGTCCACGTTTGGTTATTTGTTCCAATTAGCTGAATGAGCAATATCGTGGAAGAGTGCCAAACAGTCTGTCATTGCTACATCCATGATGGAAGCAGAAAATTTATGGCATGTTTTGAAGCCACCATTCATGCATTATGGTTGCGAAACTTTATTTCAGGACCTGGGGTTGTCGACACCATTACCAAGCCGTGGAAAATTTACTGTTATAATTCGGCAATAGTATTCTTCTCCAAGAACGATAAGTACTCCAAAGGTGCCAAACATATGGAATTAAAGTACTTTACCATCAAAGAGGAAGTTCAGAAATAAAAAGTGTCACTTGAGCATATTAGAACTGATCTCATAATTGCAGATCCGTTAACGAAAGGTTTACAACCAAATATATTTAAAGAACATGTACATAGAATGGGTCTTGGATGTATTTATAATGTTTTGACACTCTGAACTCATTTATGTGTTTCTGATATACATTAATAGTTTTATGTTTCTCATAATGGTGTACAcattattgttttgagatattacAGGATAAGTCTCAATGAGACattattgtggaccataataTTTTATAGCTTATGCACCTGGTACGATGAGTTGCTAATGTTGTAGTATGTGGAAGGGAGTATGTAGACAAAATATGTATAACCGCCATAACTCACATTTAGTAGTTTAACATATTATGGTATTTATGATGGACATTATAGAAGAGATTTATTTATGcacaattaatatttatataattaaatattaatgttATGTGATTATTGGGTCAAGTGGgagaattttagatttttttctATTATGTGTATGACCCAATATATTAAAGctcataattaatatttaattaatgagcaAATCTCATCCGTCCGATCGGTTATTTGATGGACGTACCAGATTAAGtgagaacctctataaattggtcgtctccccacccattagggttattgtattttttatttctctcttctATCACTAAAGTCGGCGGTAATGAAAGCTAGGGTAAGGGGAGAGAAACCAATTTCAATTAACGCTTCCGCTTCGTGATAATGGCTTACGATTCATGTATGTTTTTTGTAACAATTTTatgtaagattatcatgttcaagatcTTGGTATGAATTAAATTATTTATGTTTACATGAAAATgtatgctctgataccacatgTAATTATCCTTGTTGTTTGAACAGTTCTTGTTGATTCTTCATTGTtttacttgtaattatccttatTTGTCTTCCTATTGTTTCATCCTGTGTTTACTCCTAGTTGCCTTTACTGCATAAATTCCTTGTTAGTCTACATTATTGAAATGTTTACTTGTCATTTACTTCTTCGTTCCCCATATTTAGATTATGATATACTCTGTTCAGCTTCTTTTTTCCTAGTAAAtatcttgacctggcctcatcactactctgcGAGGTTAGgattgatacttattgggtaccgttgtagtgtactcacACTACGCTTCTGTATATTTCATGTAGATCCAGTACGTCTTCCCGTATTGAAAACTAGTGATTGATTGATTAGCTACTTTTGGAGACTTCAGGTACACCTGCTTGACGTTCGAAGGCTTCGAAGTCACCTTCTACTTTTAGATATTCCCCTGTTTAACCTTGTTCCAAAATAGTATTGTATTTCGAGACTATTGTATATTGTTGTAGAGCTTATAACTCCATTCCACCTAGTTTTGGGGAGTTGTTGTCAGTTGTACTGTTGAGTTTTATTATGATAGTTTAAatggtttaatttgaagttttattattatttatgatgtttcccattgcatgttaggcttacctagtcttaaagtctagatgccatcacgacatcctaaggtgggagattggggtcgtgacaagttagtatcagagctctaggttcataggtgttatgagtcataagcaagtttcaTAGAGTCTTGCGAATGGATAtagagacatatgtacttatcttctagaggctatggaactgttaggaaattccactttttTTATTCCTTATGGTGCAAATTGGTTGCCTTGGAAATCTgaatctttgtctttctattatttcacaaatggtgaggacatgcactgctggatccgacgatcaaaCACCCACGCCCAttctagagccgcgagaggttgGGGTCAGGGAAAATGCCAAGGaggggcacgtggtgcagctagatcACCTGCCCAAGCAGTGATTGGGGAGCCATCAGTAGCTCCAGCTAGAGGGATAGGCATCGGAGGTGCCTGTTGtcacccctgcacttcaggagactctatcACAATTTATGAGCATGTTCGGTGCTCTAGCTTAGGCGGGATTGATCCCCCTCGCACCAGCTACATCTTAGGCAAGGGGAGGATCCCAGACTCTCGCAGCCCGTACTCCAGAGTagtgggtccaggttgatcaAGTCCTGGGAGTTATGACAGTGTAGCCGGTTGTTCCGGTTAAACCAAAGGTTAGGGCAATGTCatccgaggatgagcagctgaaacttaagaggttcaatatgtatcATCCTCCTACTTACATTGGCCTAGCTACTGAGGATGCGCAGGGTTTTCTAGAGAAATTCCGCTGTATTCTctacaccatgggtattgtggagacgagcggagTTGCTTTCACTAAATTCCAGTTGTTAAGAgaagcgtatcagtggtggcaggcTTACGAGGAGGATAGCCCAGCTGATGCAGCTTCACACACTCGagctcagttttcagagatattcTTGTGAGAGTTTATTCCCTAGACCTTCGGGATGCgtggcgcacggagtttgagtAGTTGTGCCTTGGTACCATGTAAGTGTCAAAGTATGCTATCAGATTTAGTTAGTTATCTCGAGATGTACCTGCCTTATAGTCAGAGAGCAATTCTGTAGATTCATCGAGGGgatcaactatggtattagattcagcatgacTCGAGAGTTAGAGACGGATACTCCGTATCAACAGTTGGTAGAGATCGAACGGATGTTGGAGGTTATGCGAGGccgtgagagagagagaggaaagggacgccaagaggcctcgagattctagaggatatagtggtgcccgtGGCCCAGCTGAAGTCCATCATGGCAGGGGCTTTGTGATCCATCCAGTTCATTAAGCACTTCTAGCTTCTAGTGGTACTCCGACTATTACGAGGTCTCAGGTTGCCCATTTTGCTTAGCCATTATCCAGTGCACCTCTTGCATGGGGTGCCTTTAGCGGTCAGTCTAGCCAACCAGACCTGAGTCAGCTTCAACAGCCACACCCACCgaaagcttattttgagtgtggcaacactagacatatggtgagggacttccccagacttaggaagggtgcacctccacaaactacTCAGGCTTCTCGAATTCCACCTAGTCCACAGACTTCACAAGTCATGGTTGCTACTCCAGTTACCGCTGTCACACCTACTTTTTACCTATACCCCGGAAGAGggtatataagagagtttttcccaatttaagtgacaatcgaaacgggattatttattaaaattcaaagtcaccacttgggagatttatggtgtcccaagtcaccggtttaaaatcccgagtcgaggaaaagattgactctatattacagtccgcgaaccagaagttcgggtaaggaattctgttaacccgggagaaggtgttaggcattcccgggttccgtggttctagcacgatcgctcaactgttattattggcctaattatctgattttaaaacaatttttaacctaTGTGCCTTTTACTTTGAGCCGCTTTtaattcatttttaggaagatttcaacgtcatacAAAACAAGTCTTTGGACCataccacatgaaatgcacccgcggtccgtgacacattttatttaacgttgttgggatttggatttgggtcacatgaaatgcacacccgagtttaagaaggtaatttcaaattacgcgtctaaagcaactacgcattttttcaactttgcgagggccatagaaaattcaactaaatagcacgcctcgaattctaa includes these proteins:
- the LOC142165128 gene encoding secreted RxLR effector protein 161-like, whose protein sequence is MNNYLAGIIPIQKGDKFSLMECLKNDVERKKIESIPYSSIVGNLMFSQTCTRPDISFAVGMLRRYQSNPRIDHWKDAKKVLRYLKGIKDCMFMYKRSKHLEVVGYSDSDFVGCIDTRKSTFGYLFQLAE